One window from the genome of Deltaproteobacteria bacterium encodes:
- a CDS encoding carbon-nitrogen hydrolase, which produces MAAPSASILKVGLVQFACSADSRENLDRALAGIDTAAAGGARLVVLPELFRTPYFCQAEDARCFDLAEPVPGPTTEAVAKVAAARGVTVVASVFERRAPGLYHNTAVVLDADGAVAGMYRKMHIPDDPLYFEKFYFTPGDLGFRAVDTRAGRIGTLVCWDQWFPEAARLTALAGAQVLTYPTAIGWETGVRPEWEAAEHDAWETAQRAHAIANGVFVVAVNRIGVEGRLTFWGQSFVADPFGRVIARAPADRAETLVVDCDLALVEEVRRGWPFLRDRRIDAYGDLLKRLRD; this is translated from the coding sequence ATGGCGGCTCCCTCGGCCTCGATCCTGAAGGTCGGCCTCGTGCAGTTCGCGTGCTCCGCGGACTCCCGCGAGAACCTGGACCGGGCGCTCGCCGGGATCGACACCGCCGCGGCGGGCGGGGCGCGGCTCGTGGTGCTCCCGGAGCTGTTCCGCACGCCCTACTTCTGCCAGGCCGAGGACGCGCGCTGCTTCGACCTCGCCGAGCCCGTGCCCGGCCCCACGACCGAGGCGGTCGCCAAGGTGGCGGCGGCGCGCGGCGTCACGGTGGTCGCGTCGGTCTTCGAGCGGCGCGCCCCCGGCCTCTACCACAACACCGCGGTGGTGCTCGACGCCGACGGCGCCGTGGCCGGCATGTATCGCAAGATGCACATCCCCGACGACCCGCTCTACTTCGAGAAGTTCTACTTCACGCCCGGCGACCTGGGCTTCCGCGCCGTCGACACGCGGGCGGGCCGGATCGGGACCCTGGTGTGCTGGGACCAGTGGTTCCCGGAGGCGGCGCGCCTCACCGCGCTGGCCGGGGCGCAGGTGCTCACCTATCCGACGGCGATCGGCTGGGAGACCGGGGTCCGGCCGGAGTGGGAGGCCGCCGAGCACGACGCCTGGGAGACCGCCCAGCGCGCGCACGCGATCGCCAACGGCGTCTTCGTGGTCGCGGTGAACCGGATCGGTGTCGAGGGGCGACTCACCTTCTGGGGCCAGTCCTTCGTCGCGGACCCCTTCGGCCGCGTGATCGCGCGCGCGCCGGCAGACCGCGCGGAGACCCTGGTCGTCGACTGCGACCTGGCGCTCGTCGAGGAGGTGCGGCGGGGCTGGCCCTTCCTGCGCGACCGCCGCATCGACGCCTACGGCGACCTCCTGAAGCGCCTGCGCGACTGA
- a CDS encoding NYN domain-containing protein, producing MTPFAREAAVAAAWMAAFVALGIGARALGSGPARAAYPAAPMADPADPADEPRIWLVDGFNLMHAAVLRGRDRRGWWRAEARERVLELVRRLQVPAGVEVVVVFDGQRPADEPERAGPGPQVVFAASADEWLVRAVRQAAEPGRIAVVTADRQLADRARHRGARVIGPRAFRERCGGDAA from the coding sequence ATGACCCCTTTCGCACGCGAGGCGGCGGTGGCGGCTGCCTGGATGGCGGCCTTCGTGGCGCTCGGGATCGGGGCGCGGGCCCTGGGCTCCGGGCCCGCGCGCGCGGCCTATCCTGCCGCGCCGATGGCCGACCCCGCCGACCCCGCCGACGAGCCCCGGATCTGGCTCGTGGACGGCTTCAACCTGATGCACGCCGCGGTGCTCCGCGGCCGTGACCGGCGCGGGTGGTGGCGGGCGGAGGCGCGGGAGCGGGTCCTCGAGCTGGTGCGGAGGCTCCAGGTGCCGGCCGGCGTCGAGGTCGTGGTGGTCTTCGACGGCCAGCGGCCGGCGGACGAGCCGGAGCGCGCGGGGCCGGGCCCCCAGGTGGTGTTCGCGGCATCGGCGGACGAGTGGCTGGTCCGGGCGGTCCGCCAGGCCGCCGAGCCGGGCCGGATCGCCGTGGTGACCGCCGACCGGCAGCTCGCCGACCGCGCCCGCCACCGGGGCGCCCGTGTGATCGGCCCCCGCGCCTTTCGCGAGCGCTGCGGGGGCGACGCGGCGTAG
- a CDS encoding thioredoxin domain-containing protein, protein MRKEVALVIGIALIAVAAWLFGARLYRGAQEERRPAAAAESPAVDPALLVHPDSPSKGPRGAKVTIVEFLDPECEACRAMYPYVNRVLAEQDGRVRLVVRYLPLHANSMQAMAALEAAGEQGRYWEMLDALFANQPVWGDHRSPRPELIPSYARQIGLDMAAFQASYEGIKHRAKIERDRGDAEQLGVRGTPSFFVNGRLLPELGYEPLRALVAEELAK, encoded by the coding sequence ATGAGGAAGGAGGTGGCCCTGGTGATCGGCATCGCGCTGATCGCGGTGGCGGCCTGGCTGTTCGGCGCGCGCCTCTACCGCGGCGCCCAGGAGGAGCGCCGGCCGGCGGCCGCGGCGGAGAGCCCGGCGGTCGATCCCGCGCTCCTGGTCCACCCCGACAGCCCGAGCAAGGGCCCGCGCGGCGCCAAGGTGACGATCGTCGAGTTCCTCGACCCGGAGTGCGAGGCCTGTCGCGCCATGTACCCGTACGTGAACCGGGTGCTCGCGGAGCAGGACGGCCGGGTCCGGCTCGTGGTCCGCTACCTGCCGCTGCACGCGAACTCGATGCAGGCCATGGCGGCGCTCGAGGCGGCGGGCGAGCAGGGCCGCTACTGGGAGATGCTCGACGCGCTGTTCGCGAACCAGCCCGTCTGGGGCGACCATCGCAGCCCCCGCCCCGAGCTGATCCCCTCGTACGCCCGCCAGATCGGACTCGACATGGCGGCCTTCCAGGCCTCCTACGAGGGCATCAAGCACCGCGCGAAGATCGAGCGCGACCGGGGCGATGCGGAGCAGCTCGGGGTGCGCGGGACGCCGAGCTTCTTCGTGAACGGCCGGCTGCTCCCCGAGCTCGGCTACGAGCCGCTGCGGGCGCTGGTCGCCGAGGAGCTCGCGAAGTAG
- a CDS encoding disulfide oxidoreductase, translating into MNTVLGRRVDPAARVEPRWVGGAAGSRSTAWRSAMGPTYWLYAAWLVALAATLGSLFFGEVMGLPPCTLCWYQRICMFPLALLLPVGIVLRDARVTWYCLPLVALGLAIAAYHNLIDYGVVPERLAPCGQGVSCAARPIAWFGFVTIPALALAAFAVIGACLLASAAGSRRSRA; encoded by the coding sequence GTGAACACCGTGCTCGGGCGGCGCGTCGATCCGGCCGCCCGCGTCGAGCCGCGGTGGGTGGGCGGGGCGGCCGGCAGCCGCAGCACCGCCTGGAGGTCTGCGATGGGTCCGACGTACTGGCTCTACGCGGCCTGGCTGGTCGCTCTCGCGGCGACGCTCGGGAGCCTGTTCTTCGGCGAGGTGATGGGGCTTCCACCCTGCACGCTCTGCTGGTACCAGCGCATCTGCATGTTCCCGCTCGCGCTGCTGCTCCCGGTCGGGATCGTGCTGCGCGACGCCCGCGTCACCTGGTACTGCCTGCCCCTGGTCGCGCTCGGCCTCGCGATCGCCGCGTACCACAACCTGATCGACTACGGTGTGGTCCCGGAGCGTCTCGCGCCTTGCGGCCAGGGCGTCTCGTGCGCGGCGCGCCCGATCGCGTGGTTCGGCTTCGTCACGATCCCGGCGTTGGCGCTCGCGGCCTTCGCGGTGATCGGCGCCTGCCTGCTGGCGTCTGCCGCCGGCTCGAGGAGGTCTCGCGCATGA